Proteins encoded in a region of the Lonchura striata isolate bLonStr1 unplaced genomic scaffold, bLonStr1.mat Scaffold_123, whole genome shotgun sequence genome:
- the LOC144248429 gene encoding olfactory receptor 14J1-like: MSNSSSISHFLLLALADTRQLQLLHFCLFLGISLAALLGNGLIISAVACGHHLHTPMFFFLLNLALSDLGSICTTVPKAMHNSLWGIRNISYTGCATQILFFVFYATTEFSLLTIMCYDRYVSICKPLHYGTLLGSRACAHMAAAAWASAFLNALLLTANTFSLPLCHGNALGQFFCEIPQILKLSCSKSYLREHWVLVVTGSLSLCCFVFIVFSYVQIFRAVLRIPSEQGRHKAFSTCLPHLAVVSLFISTAVFAYQKPPAISSPSLDLALSVLYSVVPPALNPLIYSLRNQELKAALRRLMTGCFSRMVRCPDSGNYHSSWTPCFPVVYC, encoded by the exons atgtccaacagcagctccatcagccacttcctcctgctggcactggcagacacgcggcagctgcagctcctgcacttctgcctcttcctgggcatctccctggctgccctcctgggcaatggcctcatcatcagcgccgtagcctgcggccaccacctgcacacacccatgttcttcttcctgctcaacctggccctcagcgacctgggctccatctgcaccactgtccccaaagccatgcacaattccctctggggtatcaggaacatctcctacacaggatgtgcaaCCCAAATTCTTTTTTTCGTTTTTTATGCTACTACAGAGTTTTctctcctgaccatcatgtgctacgaccgctacgtgtccatctgcaaacccctgcactatgggaccctcctgggcagcagagcttgtgcccacatggcagcagctgcctgggccagtgcctttctcaatgctctcctgctcacagccaatacattttccctgcccctgtgccatggcaatgctcTGGGCcaattcttctgtgaaatcccacagatcctcaaactctcctgctccaaatcctatCTCAGGGAACATTGGGTTCTTGTGGTTACTGGTAGTTTATCATTGTGTTGCTTTGTGTttattgttttctcctatgtgcagatcttcagggcagtgctgaggatcccctctgagcagggacggcacaaagccttttccacctgcctccctcacctggctgtggtctctcTGTTCATCAGCACTGCAGTGTTTGCCTACCAGAAGCCCCCTGCtatctcctccccatccctggatctggccctgtcagttctgtactcggtggtgcctccagccctgaaccccctcatctacagcctgaggaaccaggagctcaaggctgcattgaggagactgatgactggatgct TCTCCAGGATGGTTCGATGCCCAGACTCCGGCAACTATCACAGCAGCTGGACACCTTGCTTCCCCGTGGTGTATTGCTGa